Proteins found in one Hyalangium minutum genomic segment:
- a CDS encoding cysteine desulfurase family protein, producing MIYWDHNAAAPLRPEVARALARAFTEGGFGNPSSVHQAGREARGRLDSARARVARVLGCEPKEICFTGSGSEADALALKGAFLARPDANRRRIVSSAIEHPAVLAALTQLEKQGAEVVRLKPGTDGRVRAEAVLEALTPATALCSLMWANNETGVVQPVAEVARACRQRGILFHTDAVQVAGKLPLSLREVDADLLALSAHKFGGPAGAGALVVRKGVDTQALTPGHQEAGRRGGTQNVPYAEALALALELSQEDQEATAARVGALRDTFEREVLTSISDVTVNGAGAPRVPNTSNLSIHGADGEALLIALDLEGICVSSGAACASGTLTPSHVLTAMGLTPAQAHASLRFSLGPGATEAEVERVVKALRTHVPRARALAAQDLA from the coding sequence GTGATCTACTGGGATCACAACGCGGCCGCTCCGCTGCGGCCGGAAGTGGCCCGGGCACTCGCGCGGGCCTTCACCGAGGGCGGCTTCGGCAATCCCTCGAGCGTGCACCAGGCGGGCCGTGAGGCTCGGGGCCGGTTGGACTCGGCGCGGGCCCGGGTGGCGCGGGTGCTCGGCTGCGAGCCCAAGGAGATCTGCTTCACGGGCTCCGGCTCCGAGGCGGATGCACTGGCGCTCAAGGGCGCCTTCCTCGCGCGGCCAGATGCGAACCGGCGCCGCATCGTGTCCTCGGCCATCGAACACCCGGCCGTGCTCGCTGCGCTGACGCAGCTGGAGAAGCAGGGCGCGGAGGTGGTGCGGCTGAAGCCAGGCACGGACGGCCGCGTGCGAGCGGAGGCAGTGCTGGAAGCGCTCACTCCAGCAACGGCGCTCTGCTCGCTGATGTGGGCCAACAACGAGACGGGCGTGGTGCAGCCGGTGGCTGAGGTGGCCCGTGCGTGCCGCCAGCGCGGAATCCTCTTCCACACGGATGCGGTGCAGGTGGCGGGGAAGCTGCCGCTGAGCCTGCGCGAGGTAGACGCGGATCTGCTTGCCCTGTCCGCGCACAAGTTCGGAGGCCCCGCTGGCGCGGGCGCATTGGTGGTGCGCAAGGGCGTAGACACACAAGCCCTCACCCCGGGTCACCAGGAGGCGGGACGCCGAGGCGGCACTCAGAACGTGCCCTACGCGGAGGCGCTCGCCCTGGCCCTGGAGTTGTCCCAGGAAGACCAGGAGGCCACCGCCGCGCGCGTGGGTGCACTGCGAGACACGTTCGAGCGCGAGGTTCTCACGAGCATCTCCGATGTCACCGTGAACGGCGCGGGCGCGCCGCGCGTGCCCAACACCAGCAACCTCTCCATCCATGGCGCGGATGGAGAGGCGCTCCTCATCGCGCTGGATCTGGAAGGCATCTGCGTCTCCTCAGGGGCGGCCTGTGCCTCCGGGACGCTGACGCCGTCGCACGTGCTCACCGCCATGGGCCTTACGCCTGCCCAGGCGCACGCCTCGCTCCGCTTCTCCCTGGGCCCTGGCGCCACCGAGGCCGAGGTGGAGCGCGTCGTGAAGGCCCTGCGCACGCACGTGCCGCGTGCACGAGCCCTCGCGGCTCAGGACCTCGCCTAG
- a CDS encoding serine/threonine-protein kinase, which produces MSTPVTPRPTRVFGNYELLAPLGKGGMAEVFRARVLSGRYEGWSVAVKRLLPSLTGDPSSVESFIREADLSTQLDHPNIVKVLDVGVAEGTYYIVMDLVDGRDLAQILRRCKQRGIPLPLDFAVYLGKVLLEALAYAHTAVDANGTPLGIVHCDVSPSNVFISRMGEIKLGDFGVARVFVDGSRDGGEVLGKPYYLSPESLRGVVTPEADLWAATVVLYELLTLERPFTGNTPEEVFFNIRHRRYRPIHVFRPEVPELLEELVSRGFAARIEDRFPTAETYAKALTPHYDELVGTPLAIAAVVRGLFGASD; this is translated from the coding sequence GTGAGCACGCCCGTGACGCCGCGCCCGACCCGGGTCTTCGGCAACTACGAGCTCCTGGCTCCGCTGGGCAAGGGTGGCATGGCCGAGGTGTTCCGGGCCCGCGTGCTCTCCGGCCGCTACGAGGGCTGGAGCGTGGCGGTGAAGCGGCTGCTGCCCTCGCTCACGGGGGATCCGTCCTCGGTGGAGAGCTTCATCCGCGAGGCGGACCTGTCCACCCAGCTGGATCACCCCAACATCGTGAAGGTGTTGGACGTGGGCGTCGCCGAGGGCACCTACTACATCGTCATGGATCTGGTGGACGGGCGGGACCTGGCGCAGATCCTCCGCCGGTGCAAGCAGCGGGGGATTCCGCTGCCGCTCGACTTCGCCGTGTACCTGGGCAAGGTGCTGCTGGAGGCGCTGGCGTACGCGCACACGGCGGTGGACGCGAACGGCACGCCGCTGGGCATCGTCCACTGCGATGTGTCCCCGTCCAACGTGTTTATCTCCCGGATGGGGGAGATCAAGCTGGGCGACTTCGGCGTGGCGCGCGTGTTCGTGGATGGCTCGCGCGACGGCGGCGAGGTGCTGGGCAAGCCCTACTACCTGTCTCCCGAGTCGCTGCGTGGCGTCGTCACCCCCGAGGCGGATCTGTGGGCTGCCACCGTGGTGCTCTACGAGCTGCTCACGTTGGAGCGTCCCTTCACGGGCAACACGCCGGAAGAGGTGTTCTTCAACATCCGGCACCGCCGGTACCGGCCCATCCACGTGTTCCGCCCGGAGGTCCCCGAGCTGCTAGAGGAGCTGGTCTCCCGAGGGTTCGCGGCGCGCATCGAGGACCGGTTTCCCACGGCGGAGACCTATGCCAAGGCGCTCACGCCGCACTACGACGAGCTCGTGGGCACTCCGCTGGCCATCGCCGCCGTGGTCCGCGGGCTCTTCGGCGCCAGCGACTGA
- a CDS encoding tetratricopeptide repeat protein produces MALFLVPGLAAAGPSLLGTFRADTYGQLELKTEGAHVVGTYVGGGGCGFAPQSQVLEGDFEGSVLVARLRVCLKGDLCPAEQSYSLLGFYNAADNSVVGYVKLSPGCQSDGLPRSGRFNLVLATRASPEETPTSGAPAGSAAELVSKRNSRMDLAKQASVKGQEFFEKKQYGEAVKQFKASLEIDSGDTNWPAYMGLGASQLMQGQVALAIKNLERAKSALRGGDPNLYYMLGCAYAQKRDKARALEYLGRAVEAGYDLETAAKNDKDLNQALGAEPRFKELVKSSADKKGRGTATSGTSSP; encoded by the coding sequence TTGGCCCTTTTCCTGGTGCCAGGGCTTGCTGCGGCAGGTCCCTCGCTCTTAGGCACCTTCCGGGCCGACACGTACGGCCAGCTGGAGCTGAAGACGGAGGGCGCTCACGTTGTCGGCACCTACGTGGGCGGTGGCGGCTGCGGCTTTGCTCCCCAGAGCCAGGTGTTGGAAGGGGACTTCGAGGGCTCGGTGCTGGTGGCGCGTCTCCGGGTCTGCCTGAAGGGGGACCTGTGTCCCGCCGAGCAGAGCTACTCGCTGCTGGGCTTCTATAACGCCGCGGACAACTCGGTGGTGGGGTACGTGAAGCTGAGCCCCGGGTGCCAGTCGGACGGGCTGCCTCGCTCGGGGCGCTTCAATCTGGTGTTGGCCACCCGGGCCAGTCCCGAGGAGACGCCTACCAGTGGCGCGCCGGCGGGCTCCGCGGCGGAGCTGGTCTCCAAGCGCAACTCGCGCATGGATCTGGCCAAGCAGGCAAGCGTCAAGGGCCAGGAGTTCTTCGAGAAGAAGCAGTACGGCGAGGCCGTGAAGCAGTTCAAGGCCAGCCTGGAGATCGACTCCGGGGACACGAACTGGCCCGCGTACATGGGGCTGGGCGCCAGCCAGCTCATGCAGGGGCAGGTGGCGCTGGCCATCAAGAACCTGGAGCGGGCCAAATCCGCCCTCCGCGGCGGCGATCCGAACCTCTACTACATGCTGGGCTGTGCCTATGCCCAGAAGCGCGACAAGGCCAGGGCGCTGGAGTACCTGGGGCGCGCGGTGGAGGCGGGGTACGATCTCGAGACCGCGGCGAAGAATGACAAGGATCTGAACCAGGCGCTGGGCGCTGAGCCCCGGTTCAAGGAGCTGGTGAAGAGTTCCGCCGACAAGAAGGGGCGCGGAACGGCGACCAGCGGAACCTCGAGCCCGTGA
- a CDS encoding M28 family peptidase, whose protein sequence is MRRAWLGIATVVAAVVAVALLVARPPPPRASNAPPEAFSEERAWPVFLHLTRTLGSRATGTAQWRPAAAYLLEKLRELPGVEVELQEGPGVVQRGWIVESVQYSARNVLARIPGRSQEAILLTAHYDSALEGAGAGDDGLAAAALVEVARALTAGPRLERTVILNLSGAEELWVAGAPRFLEHPWSKDVTAFVNLDSMGTRGRLLLFRVTEGDLGLLEAYARAAPHPHGSAFAQDLFKTGVIPSGTEFAIYAEQGKLHGLDLALYEDGYAYHTALDTPERVERGTMQDIGETALAVTRELASALPNERSAIGSYYDFLGLTFFTHTPQGMVGLMALALLAAAGAMGTVLRRELRGVRWMLAGLLSSVLGVVASLLAAALGAGLLVLLGRTFGWFATPWLAVVGFGGLALAGFLAVQHLWVRWAMRRGVTLREVMLGTWAGALGVWGLLGAVAVTQGAGISYLPLWWLLPGALGLAVAALAPRYTWAGWLIAFVPGALLTVRLGAMLLAVFIPMAVRLSAGIPLDFVIALLAALPVALCALVAVPRALEAGAPGRVSAMAGGVALLAVVAMAIVPPFSAARPQRLRVEQRDEAGRSTLLFRGGGGQDLQEAMKGLAGARRAEAGQWRLDLGEAQSLEQDAEITPQAAPSGAGLRKVTLRLQARGAQELKLKIPRESLVEWSLGPLPELRAGDTFYRAGHVEPPPEGWEVTLTLRGEAPVPVEFTQVFNTPSPEAQTVLDRLPEWVSSHARRYRSRMLSL, encoded by the coding sequence ATGCGGCGGGCCTGGCTCGGCATCGCCACGGTGGTGGCGGCAGTGGTGGCCGTGGCCCTGCTCGTGGCCCGGCCCCCTCCCCCACGCGCCTCGAATGCGCCTCCCGAGGCGTTCTCCGAGGAGCGGGCCTGGCCGGTGTTCCTCCACCTGACGCGGACGCTCGGCTCTCGAGCCACGGGCACGGCTCAGTGGCGGCCAGCGGCCGCGTACCTCTTGGAGAAGCTGCGCGAACTGCCCGGCGTCGAGGTGGAGCTCCAAGAGGGCCCCGGCGTGGTGCAGCGCGGGTGGATCGTGGAGTCCGTGCAGTACTCGGCTCGGAATGTGCTCGCGCGCATCCCCGGGCGCAGTCAGGAGGCCATTCTCCTCACGGCCCACTACGACTCGGCACTGGAGGGCGCGGGGGCGGGCGATGACGGCCTGGCTGCGGCGGCACTCGTGGAGGTTGCGCGCGCGTTGACGGCGGGCCCGCGGCTCGAGCGCACGGTGATCCTGAACCTGAGCGGGGCCGAGGAGCTGTGGGTCGCGGGCGCGCCCCGCTTCTTGGAGCACCCGTGGAGCAAGGATGTCACGGCCTTCGTGAACCTCGACTCCATGGGGACGCGAGGGCGGCTCCTGCTCTTCCGGGTGACCGAAGGTGATTTGGGACTGCTGGAAGCGTACGCGCGGGCGGCTCCGCATCCGCACGGCTCCGCGTTCGCGCAGGATCTGTTCAAGACAGGCGTCATCCCCAGCGGCACCGAGTTCGCCATCTACGCCGAGCAAGGAAAGCTGCACGGCTTGGACCTGGCCCTGTACGAGGACGGCTACGCGTACCACACGGCGCTGGATACGCCGGAGCGGGTGGAGCGCGGGACGATGCAGGACATCGGAGAGACCGCCCTGGCCGTGACGCGCGAGCTGGCGAGCGCCCTGCCCAACGAGCGTTCCGCGATCGGCAGCTACTACGACTTCCTGGGGCTCACGTTCTTCACCCACACGCCTCAGGGAATGGTGGGGCTCATGGCGCTCGCCCTGCTCGCCGCTGCGGGAGCCATGGGCACGGTGCTGCGCCGGGAGCTTCGTGGAGTCCGGTGGATGCTCGCAGGCCTTCTGTCCTCTGTGCTGGGTGTGGTGGCGAGCCTGCTCGCTGCGGCGCTGGGTGCTGGGCTCCTGGTGTTGCTGGGCCGAACGTTTGGGTGGTTCGCCACGCCCTGGCTCGCAGTGGTGGGGTTTGGAGGTCTGGCACTCGCGGGCTTCCTGGCGGTGCAGCACCTGTGGGTGAGATGGGCGATGAGGCGCGGAGTCACGCTGCGCGAGGTCATGCTCGGCACCTGGGCGGGGGCACTCGGGGTGTGGGGACTGCTGGGAGCGGTGGCGGTGACGCAAGGAGCGGGCATCTCCTACTTGCCGCTCTGGTGGCTACTGCCGGGAGCGCTCGGGCTCGCGGTGGCGGCTCTGGCTCCTCGCTACACCTGGGCGGGCTGGCTCATCGCCTTCGTCCCGGGAGCCCTGCTCACCGTGCGGCTGGGCGCAATGCTGTTGGCCGTGTTCATCCCCATGGCGGTGCGCCTGTCCGCCGGCATCCCCTTGGACTTCGTGATTGCGCTGCTGGCGGCGCTTCCCGTGGCGCTCTGCGCGCTGGTGGCTGTGCCTCGGGCGTTGGAGGCTGGGGCGCCCGGCCGCGTGAGCGCCATGGCTGGCGGTGTGGCCCTGCTCGCGGTGGTGGCCATGGCCATCGTCCCGCCCTTCAGTGCCGCTCGGCCTCAGCGGCTTCGGGTGGAGCAGCGGGACGAGGCGGGGCGCAGCACGCTCTTGTTCAGGGGAGGTGGAGGCCAGGACCTGCAGGAGGCGATGAAGGGGTTGGCAGGAGCGCGGCGTGCCGAAGCGGGACAGTGGCGGCTCGACCTCGGTGAGGCGCAGTCTCTGGAGCAGGACGCGGAGATCACTCCGCAGGCCGCTCCGTCTGGTGCGGGCTTAAGGAAGGTCACGCTCCGGCTCCAAGCCCGAGGCGCCCAGGAACTCAAGCTGAAGATCCCTCGTGAATCTCTGGTGGAGTGGTCCCTGGGCCCGCTGCCCGAGCTGCGCGCTGGAGACACCTTCTACCGCGCGGGCCACGTCGAGCCTCCACCGGAGGGCTGGGAGGTCACCCTCACGCTGCGAGGCGAAGCCCCTGTGCCGGTGGAGTTCACGCAGGTGTTCAACACACCCTCCCCTGAGGCCCAGACGGTGCTCGACCGACTGCCAGAGTGGGTGTCCTCGCATGCCCGGCGATACCGCTCCCGCATGCTCTCGCTCTGA
- a CDS encoding 5-formyltetrahydrofolate cyclo-ligase has translation MSETVATDEAARKQGLREELTARRKAMTPDLIDGRGLKVQSRFLASPYYQKARTVALYAPIRGEVPTRDILIAALQDEKIVCYPLSHVHGRILSFRAIKSEAELEPGRLGVREPSNSSDLIPVDQIDLFVVPGLGFTRDGKRLGRGGGYYDATLRAASARSRRVGLAFSDQIVQMMPTNGDDVDMDLVVTEIESYRGLFRDWDFLDT, from the coding sequence GTGAGCGAGACGGTGGCGACAGACGAGGCGGCGCGAAAGCAGGGCCTGCGCGAGGAGTTAACGGCGCGGCGCAAGGCAATGACGCCAGACCTTATCGACGGGCGTGGGTTGAAGGTGCAGTCTCGGTTCCTGGCTTCGCCCTACTATCAAAAGGCACGGACGGTGGCGCTGTACGCCCCCATCCGGGGCGAAGTGCCCACACGGGACATTCTCATCGCGGCGCTGCAAGACGAGAAGATCGTCTGCTACCCGCTGTCCCATGTGCACGGGCGGATCCTCTCGTTCCGGGCGATCAAGTCCGAGGCCGAGCTGGAGCCGGGGCGGTTGGGGGTGCGCGAGCCCTCCAACTCCTCGGATCTGATTCCGGTGGACCAGATCGACTTGTTCGTGGTGCCAGGCCTGGGCTTCACCCGGGACGGCAAGCGGCTGGGGCGCGGCGGTGGCTATTACGACGCCACGCTCCGGGCGGCCTCGGCGCGCAGCCGGCGTGTGGGCCTGGCCTTCAGTGACCAGATCGTCCAGATGATGCCGACCAACGGCGACGATGTGGACATGGACCTGGTGGTCACCGAGATCGAGTCCTACCGGGGCCTGTTCCGCGACTGGGACTTCCTGGACACCTGA
- a CDS encoding DHH family phosphoesterase, whose product MPGTTSVHPRRAPPPGEGAEPASPRLAELPARGKLERLMRVAKGKKRALILTHDNPDPDSMAAAVALAHILEKRAGIEARVGYGGIIGRAENIAFVKVLHLPVSHVSQLDLDSFDLFGLVDTQPPVGNHSLPSRIRVDIVVDHHPLREESLQAPFADVGGDFGATSTMVVEYMRAAKLEPSVEVATALFYGIKADTRDLGRETTQTDVDSYLWLFPRCDKQLLGQIEHPVLPARYFQLYHTAFERAKVYSSAIVTDLEEVYSPDMVAEVAERMMFLEGMKWSLAYATYRNQLYVSLRVKDRRMNAGRLIREICEDYGGSSGGHGSMAGARLPLSGRANQRKALKRELVNRFLEAFGVADERPVSLLAAQDA is encoded by the coding sequence ATGCCAGGTACAACGTCCGTCCACCCCCGCCGAGCCCCACCTCCAGGGGAAGGTGCGGAACCTGCGTCACCCCGGCTCGCGGAGTTGCCTGCCCGGGGCAAGCTGGAACGGCTGATGCGCGTGGCGAAGGGCAAGAAGCGGGCACTCATCCTCACCCACGACAACCCGGACCCGGACTCCATGGCGGCCGCAGTGGCCCTCGCCCACATCCTGGAGAAGCGTGCGGGCATCGAGGCCCGGGTAGGTTACGGCGGCATTATCGGGCGCGCGGAGAACATCGCCTTCGTGAAGGTGCTGCACCTGCCTGTGTCGCACGTGTCGCAGCTGGATCTGGACTCGTTCGATCTGTTCGGCCTGGTGGACACGCAGCCGCCGGTGGGCAACCACTCGTTGCCGTCGCGGATCCGGGTGGACATCGTGGTGGATCACCACCCGCTGCGCGAGGAGAGCCTGCAGGCACCGTTCGCGGACGTGGGCGGAGACTTTGGTGCCACCTCGACGATGGTGGTGGAGTACATGCGCGCGGCGAAGCTGGAGCCCTCGGTGGAGGTGGCGACCGCGCTGTTCTACGGAATCAAAGCGGACACGCGGGATCTGGGCCGCGAGACGACCCAGACGGACGTGGACAGCTACCTGTGGCTCTTCCCGCGCTGCGACAAGCAGCTGCTGGGGCAGATCGAGCATCCGGTGCTGCCGGCCCGCTACTTCCAGCTGTACCACACGGCCTTCGAGCGGGCGAAGGTGTACAGCTCGGCCATCGTCACCGATCTGGAGGAGGTCTACTCCCCGGACATGGTGGCCGAGGTCGCCGAGCGGATGATGTTCCTCGAGGGCATGAAGTGGTCGCTGGCCTATGCGACGTACCGCAACCAGCTCTACGTCTCCCTGCGAGTGAAGGATCGGCGGATGAACGCGGGCCGGCTGATCCGGGAGATCTGCGAGGACTACGGCGGTTCCTCGGGCGGCCATGGGAGCATGGCGGGCGCACGGCTGCCGCTGTCTGGGCGCGCCAACCAGCGCAAGGCACTCAAGCGCGAGCTGGTGAACCGGTTCCTGGAGGCGTTTGGCGTCGCGGATGAGCGGCCGGTCTCGCTGCTCGCCGCGCAGGACGCGTGA
- the tyrS gene encoding tyrosine--tRNA ligase — protein MTQDLLRKATPEEQFEEVTRGTVDLQVAEELKKKLERSYKEGKPLVIKAGFDPTRPDLHLGHSLLLTRMRRFQDFGHTVVFLIGDFTALIGDPSGKNTTRPPLSREEVQVNAETYKQQVFKVLDAGRTQVRFNSEWLDGLGTEGMIRLASSYSVQRMLERDDFKKRFRDNRTIAIHEFLYPLLQGYDSVALKSDVELGATDQLFNLLVGRQLMKDKAMEPQVIMTGPILEGLDARAVDGKIVGDKMSKSLDNYVGINESADQIFGKLMSITDDLMWRYYELLSSRTLKEVQALRESVQSGQTHPKAAKVAFAQELASRFQGEEAGKKAAADFEARFANKQLDTESLALTTVPLAGAPKALVTKVLPETKLVASSTEARKLMAQGGVRVNGEKVTDPKAELGPGEYLVQVGKLKAAKLKLE, from the coding sequence ATGACCCAGGATCTGTTGCGCAAGGCGACGCCCGAGGAGCAGTTCGAGGAAGTGACTCGCGGCACCGTGGACCTCCAGGTGGCCGAGGAGCTCAAGAAGAAGCTCGAGCGCTCTTATAAGGAGGGCAAGCCGCTCGTCATCAAGGCGGGCTTCGATCCCACCCGGCCGGACCTGCACCTGGGGCACTCGCTGCTGCTCACGCGCATGCGGCGCTTCCAGGACTTCGGGCACACGGTGGTGTTCCTGATTGGTGACTTCACGGCGCTGATCGGCGATCCGTCTGGGAAGAACACGACGCGGCCTCCCCTCTCCCGTGAGGAGGTGCAGGTCAACGCGGAGACGTACAAGCAGCAAGTGTTCAAGGTGCTGGACGCCGGGCGGACGCAGGTGCGCTTCAACTCCGAGTGGCTGGATGGACTGGGCACCGAGGGGATGATCCGGCTGGCGTCGAGCTACTCGGTGCAGCGCATGCTGGAGCGCGACGACTTCAAGAAGCGCTTCCGGGACAACCGCACCATCGCCATCCACGAGTTCCTGTACCCGCTGCTGCAGGGCTACGACTCGGTGGCCCTGAAGTCGGATGTGGAGCTGGGAGCGACCGACCAGCTCTTCAACCTGCTCGTCGGCCGGCAGCTCATGAAGGACAAGGCGATGGAGCCGCAGGTGATCATGACGGGCCCCATCCTGGAGGGCCTCGACGCCAGGGCGGTGGATGGGAAGATCGTCGGCGACAAGATGTCCAAGAGCCTGGACAACTACGTGGGCATCAACGAGTCCGCGGATCAGATCTTCGGCAAGCTGATGAGCATCACGGACGATCTGATGTGGCGCTACTACGAGCTGCTCTCGTCCAGGACGCTGAAAGAGGTGCAGGCCCTGCGCGAGTCGGTGCAGTCCGGGCAGACGCACCCGAAGGCGGCCAAGGTGGCGTTCGCGCAGGAGCTCGCCTCGCGCTTCCAGGGCGAGGAGGCCGGAAAGAAGGCGGCGGCGGACTTCGAGGCGCGCTTCGCCAACAAGCAGCTGGACACGGAGAGCTTGGCGCTCACCACGGTGCCGCTGGCCGGAGCGCCGAAGGCGCTGGTGACCAAGGTGCTGCCGGAGACGAAGCTGGTGGCCTCGTCCACCGAGGCGCGCAAGCTGATGGCCCAGGGCGGAGTCCGGGTGAACGGTGAGAAGGTGACCGATCCGAAGGCGGAGCTGGGGCCTGGCGAGTACCTCGTGCAGGTGGGCAAGCTGAAGGCGGCGAAGCTGAAGTTGGAGTAG